Proteins from one Mycolicibacter virginiensis genomic window:
- a CDS encoding HAD family hydrolase: protein MTAVPSDPIADVARTESGARVGAFFDLDGTLVSGFTATAHAGDRIRRRQARAGEVFGVVEAAVRYRLGRMQFERLLVRAAGYLRGETIGELNDVGARLFADHITSRIYPHMHEIVRAHQQRGHTVVLSSSALTIHAEPVARFLGIAQVLCNRFELDERGVLTGDIVKPVVWGAQKAATVQDFCAANGVDLTQSFFYADGDEDAALMALVGRPRPVNPRPRLAALAAEHGWPVLRITGPDRTGGRSLRRAAGFGVAVLRAFSTR from the coding sequence ATGACCGCAGTACCGAGTGATCCGATCGCCGACGTCGCCCGGACCGAATCGGGCGCGCGGGTCGGGGCGTTCTTCGACCTGGACGGCACCTTGGTCTCAGGCTTCACCGCCACCGCACATGCCGGCGACCGGATCCGCCGGCGCCAGGCCCGGGCAGGTGAGGTGTTCGGCGTCGTCGAGGCCGCCGTGCGGTATCGCCTGGGGCGTATGCAATTCGAACGGCTGCTGGTGCGGGCGGCGGGCTACCTGCGCGGCGAGACCATCGGCGAACTCAACGACGTCGGCGCCCGACTGTTCGCCGACCACATCACCAGCCGGATCTACCCGCACATGCACGAGATCGTGCGGGCGCATCAGCAGCGCGGCCACACCGTCGTACTGAGCTCTTCGGCACTGACCATCCACGCCGAACCGGTGGCCCGGTTCCTGGGTATCGCGCAGGTGCTGTGCAACCGCTTCGAGCTCGACGAGCGGGGCGTGCTCACCGGGGACATCGTCAAGCCCGTGGTGTGGGGCGCGCAGAAGGCGGCCACCGTGCAGGATTTCTGTGCGGCCAACGGGGTCGACCTCACCCAGAGCTTCTTCTACGCCGATGGCGACGAGGATGCCGCGCTGATGGCGCTGGTAGGCCGGCCCCGGCCGGTCAATCCCCGGCCCAGGCTGGCGGCGCTGGCCGCCGAACACGGGTGGCCGGTGCTGCGCATCACCGGCCCCGACCGCACCGGCGGGCGATCGTTGCGACGCGCCGCCGGTTTCGGGGTGGCGGTGCTGCGCGCTTTTTCCACGCGCTAA
- a CDS encoding competence/damage-inducible protein A, whose translation MSARAGIVVTGTEVLTGRVTDRNGPWLADRLLELGVELAHITICGDRPRDIESQLRFLAAEGVDLIITSGGLGPTADDLTVETVARFCGRDVVLDDELEARIAEIIKPMMARYTGPGAPDFATVRAANRKQAMVPAGATILDPVGTAPGVVVPGSPTVVVLPGPPRELQPMWHKAIETAAVQEALAGRTHYEQQMIRMFGLPESGLADTLRHAQDAIGDFHRLEITTCLRRGELEIVTRYEPDAAGAYEQLLTLLRERHSRAIFSEDGSQIDDLVAAALAGRQIATAESCTAGLLAGRLADPPGASNYLAGGVVSYSNEAKIELLGVDAALIAEHGAVSEPVAEAMAAGALRRFGADTAVAITGIAGPGGGTPDKPVGTVCFCVALGDGRMTTRTTRLPGERADVRERSTTVAMHLLYRALSTG comes from the coding sequence GTGAGCGCACGCGCAGGAATCGTCGTCACCGGTACCGAGGTACTCACCGGACGTGTGACCGACCGGAACGGACCGTGGTTGGCTGACCGGCTCCTAGAACTGGGAGTCGAGTTGGCGCACATCACGATCTGTGGCGACCGGCCCAGGGACATCGAGAGTCAGCTGCGGTTCCTGGCCGCCGAGGGTGTGGACTTGATCATCACCAGCGGCGGCCTGGGGCCGACGGCTGACGACCTGACGGTCGAGACCGTCGCCAGGTTCTGCGGCCGTGATGTCGTGCTCGACGACGAGCTGGAAGCCCGGATCGCCGAGATCATCAAACCGATGATGGCGCGCTACACCGGTCCGGGCGCTCCGGATTTCGCGACGGTCCGGGCGGCCAACCGCAAACAGGCGATGGTTCCGGCCGGCGCGACAATCCTGGACCCGGTGGGCACCGCGCCCGGAGTCGTGGTGCCCGGCTCGCCGACGGTCGTGGTGCTGCCGGGGCCGCCTCGTGAGCTGCAACCGATGTGGCACAAGGCAATAGAGACCGCCGCGGTGCAGGAGGCCTTGGCCGGCCGGACGCACTACGAGCAGCAGATGATCCGGATGTTCGGCTTGCCCGAGTCCGGGCTGGCCGACACGCTGCGGCACGCCCAAGATGCCATCGGCGACTTCCATCGGCTGGAGATCACCACCTGCCTGCGTCGCGGTGAACTGGAGATCGTCACGCGCTACGAACCGGACGCGGCAGGCGCCTACGAGCAATTGCTGACATTGCTGCGCGAGCGGCATTCCCGAGCGATCTTTTCCGAGGACGGTTCGCAGATCGACGATCTGGTGGCGGCGGCGCTGGCCGGTCGACAGATCGCGACCGCCGAATCCTGCACCGCGGGCCTACTGGCGGGCCGACTGGCCGACCCGCCGGGCGCCTCGAACTACTTGGCCGGCGGAGTGGTGTCCTACTCCAACGAGGCGAAGATCGAACTGCTGGGCGTCGACGCGGCATTGATCGCGGAACACGGCGCGGTGTCCGAGCCGGTGGCCGAGGCGATGGCCGCGGGCGCGCTGCGCCGCTTCGGTGCCGACACCGCGGTGGCGATCACCGGCATCGCCGGGCCTGGCGGCGGAACGCCGGACAAACCGGTGGGCACGGTGTGTTTCTGTGTGGCGCTCGGTGATGGCCGGATGACCACCCGGACTACGCGTTTGCCGGGGGAGCGGGCCGATGTCCGGGAGCGCTCGACGACCGTAGCCATGCATTTGCTGTACCGAGCCCTGTCAACCGGCTGA
- a CDS encoding lipase maturation factor family protein: MSTQWAWLSGSGYWLGRLLLERGIAAIYVIAFVAAARQFRALIGENGMTPVPQYVRRRPFRLTPSIFHLHYSDRFFAFVCWLGAGLAAALVAGVGELVPLWTVMAIWLLLWALYLSIVNVGQTWYAFGWESILLETGLLAVFLGNDRVAPPVLIMWLARWLLFRIEFGAGLIKLRGDSCWRDLTCLYYHHETQPMPGPLSWFFHHLPKPLHRMEAAGNHVAQLVVPFGLFAPQPIAGVAAGIIIITQLWLVASGNFAWLNWITIVLAAGALDESWFTGTISGLQPPDMPRAPMWFAALVMVYAAVVVILSYWPVRNMASRNQRMNASFTPLHLVNSYGAFGAVGRSRRELVIEGTAAAELTERTPWSEYHFKGKPGAVDRLPRQWAPYHLRLDWLMWFAALSPRYGLPWRDALLQRLLRNDRDTLRLLRYNPFPDTPPRFVRILLYEYRFTTWAERRRDGAWWHRTLVGVYLSPVSAAGLSAPRDFR, encoded by the coding sequence GTGAGCACACAGTGGGCGTGGTTGAGCGGTTCCGGGTACTGGCTGGGACGGCTGCTCCTCGAACGCGGGATCGCGGCCATCTACGTCATCGCCTTTGTCGCGGCCGCCCGGCAGTTCCGCGCCCTGATCGGCGAAAACGGTATGACGCCGGTGCCGCAGTACGTGCGGCGCCGCCCGTTTCGGCTGACGCCCAGCATCTTTCATCTGCATTACTCGGATCGCTTCTTCGCGTTCGTGTGCTGGCTGGGTGCTGGACTGGCCGCGGCTCTGGTGGCGGGGGTCGGAGAGTTGGTGCCGCTGTGGACGGTGATGGCGATCTGGCTGCTGCTGTGGGCGCTGTATCTGTCGATCGTCAACGTCGGCCAGACCTGGTATGCGTTCGGCTGGGAATCGATTCTGCTGGAAACCGGGTTGTTGGCGGTCTTCTTGGGCAACGACCGGGTTGCGCCGCCGGTGCTCATCATGTGGCTGGCGCGGTGGCTGCTGTTCCGCATCGAGTTCGGCGCGGGGCTGATCAAGTTGCGCGGCGATTCCTGCTGGCGTGACTTGACCTGCCTGTACTACCACCACGAGACCCAGCCGATGCCCGGGCCGTTGAGCTGGTTCTTCCACCACCTGCCCAAACCGTTGCACCGAATGGAGGCAGCGGGCAACCATGTCGCCCAACTGGTGGTTCCATTCGGGTTGTTCGCTCCGCAACCCATCGCCGGGGTGGCCGCCGGGATCATCATCATCACCCAGTTGTGGCTGGTCGCCTCCGGCAACTTCGCCTGGCTGAATTGGATCACGATCGTTTTGGCGGCCGGGGCTCTCGACGAATCCTGGTTCACCGGAACGATTTCGGGCCTGCAGCCACCGGACATGCCGCGGGCCCCGATGTGGTTCGCCGCGCTGGTGATGGTGTACGCGGCGGTGGTCGTGATATTGAGCTATTGGCCGGTGCGCAACATGGCGTCGCGCAATCAGCGCATGAATGCCAGCTTCACCCCGCTTCATCTGGTCAACAGCTACGGTGCGTTCGGGGCTGTTGGCCGCTCCCGGCGGGAGCTGGTGATCGAGGGAACGGCGGCGGCGGAGCTCACCGAGCGAACGCCCTGGAGCGAATATCACTTCAAAGGTAAACCCGGTGCGGTGGACCGACTTCCGCGGCAATGGGCGCCCTATCATCTTCGGCTGGATTGGCTGATGTGGTTCGCTGCGCTCTCGCCGCGGTATGGGCTGCCGTGGCGTGATGCGCTGCTGCAGCGGTTACTGCGCAATGACCGCGACACGTTACGTCTGTTGCGCTACAACCCGTTTCCGGATACCCCGCCGCGCTTCGTGCGGATCCTGCTCTACGAGTACCGCTTCACCACGTGGGCCGAGCGGCGGCGGGACGGGGCCTGGTGGCATCGGACCCTGGTGGGCGTCTATCTGTCGCCGGTATCGGCTGCCGGGTTGTCCGCTCCGCGCGACTTCCGTTAG
- a CDS encoding DUF2834 domain-containing protein, producing MNTAAKVRCGVYAVIAVAALVATWSQNLAYDGTESFFSRWLPDTAVTPASRSITADILMLFLAAAVLMVTEARKHNVRFVWAYIFGGFLTAISFTFPLFLIARERRLAAEGASTPRLGALDAALLAVVTLVLVGATLWVDTR from the coding sequence ATGAATACAGCAGCCAAGGTCCGTTGTGGCGTCTACGCCGTGATTGCCGTCGCCGCGTTGGTCGCCACCTGGAGCCAGAATCTGGCCTACGACGGAACCGAATCGTTTTTCTCCCGGTGGCTGCCGGACACTGCGGTAACACCCGCGTCCCGCTCGATCACCGCCGACATCCTGATGCTGTTCCTCGCGGCGGCGGTGTTGATGGTCACCGAAGCCCGCAAGCACAACGTCCGGTTCGTCTGGGCCTATATCTTCGGCGGATTCCTCACGGCGATCAGTTTCACCTTCCCGTTGTTTCTGATCGCCCGCGAACGTCGGCTGGCCGCCGAGGGCGCCTCGACGCCCCGACTGGGTGCCCTCGATGCGGCACTGCTGGCCGTGGTCACCCTGGTCCTGGTGGGCGCAACGCTGTGGGTTGATACCCGGTAG
- the dtd gene encoding D-aminoacyl-tRNA deacylase — protein sequence MRVLVQRVSSARVTVDGQTVGAIEPEGQGLLALVGVTHADDSVKAQRLAEKLWQLRILDDQKSAADVDAPILVVSQFTLYADTAKGRRPSWNAAAPGPVAEPLVAEFAEALRGLGAQVATGQFGAHMQVELVNDGPVTVLLEL from the coding sequence GTGCGAGTTCTGGTCCAGCGTGTCTCATCGGCCCGGGTCACCGTCGACGGTCAGACGGTCGGCGCGATCGAACCGGAGGGCCAGGGCCTGCTCGCACTGGTCGGCGTGACCCATGCCGACGATTCCGTCAAGGCCCAGCGACTTGCCGAAAAGCTTTGGCAGTTACGCATTCTCGACGATCAGAAGTCGGCGGCGGATGTCGATGCGCCGATTCTGGTGGTCAGCCAGTTCACGCTCTACGCCGACACCGCCAAAGGCCGGCGGCCGTCGTGGAATGCCGCCGCGCCGGGACCGGTCGCCGAACCTCTGGTCGCGGAGTTCGCCGAGGCACTGCGCGGGTTGGGCGCGCAGGTGGCGACCGGGCAGTTCGGGGCACATATGCAGGTGGAATTGGTCAATGACGGTCCGGTGACGGTGCTGCTCGAGCTCTGA
- a CDS encoding thiamine-binding protein — translation MSVLVAFSVTPLGVGEGVGEIVAEAVRVVRESGLPNRTDSMFTVIESESWAEAMAVVQRAVEAVAARSPRVSTVIKADWRDGAVDAMHTKVVSVERHLAAPPPS, via the coding sequence GTGTCGGTCTTGGTTGCGTTCTCGGTAACGCCGCTCGGCGTGGGGGAGGGAGTCGGCGAGATCGTCGCCGAGGCGGTACGGGTCGTTCGGGAATCGGGACTGCCCAATCGCACCGATTCGATGTTCACCGTGATCGAAAGCGAGAGCTGGGCTGAAGCGATGGCCGTGGTGCAACGGGCGGTGGAAGCGGTAGCGGCCCGCTCACCTCGGGTCAGCACGGTGATCAAAGCCGACTGGCGAGACGGCGCGGTCGACGCCATGCACACCAAAGTCGTATCGGTGGAACGGCACCTGGCGGCGCCGCCGCCTAGTTGA
- a CDS encoding M15 family metallopeptidase, translating to MPSLRMVIVVALLLAGASGTAAAAPGSEVPALSEPARAAGFVDVRSAVPDAIIDLRYATANNFVGEQLYPSNARCLVHESLAPGLTTAAAALRSRGRILVFWDCYRPHNVQVRMFQVVPNPNWVARPGSLARSHETGRSVDVTTADAYGRLSEMGTGFDDFSPAATAFADGISARAAAERAALRDAMSAGGLAVYSGEWWHFNGPGADVGRPILDVPVN from the coding sequence ATGCCGAGTCTGCGGATGGTGATTGTTGTTGCGCTGCTGCTCGCCGGAGCCTCCGGCACCGCAGCCGCCGCGCCGGGATCGGAGGTGCCGGCACTGTCGGAGCCGGCCCGCGCAGCCGGGTTCGTCGACGTGCGCAGCGCGGTGCCGGACGCGATCATCGACCTGCGATATGCCACCGCGAACAACTTCGTCGGCGAACAGCTCTACCCGTCGAACGCTCGGTGCCTGGTGCACGAGTCGCTGGCGCCGGGCTTGACGACGGCGGCCGCCGCGCTGCGCAGCCGAGGACGAATTCTGGTGTTCTGGGACTGCTACCGGCCACACAACGTGCAGGTGCGGATGTTCCAGGTAGTGCCGAACCCGAATTGGGTGGCCCGGCCAGGTTCATTGGCCCGCAGCCACGAGACCGGGCGGTCGGTCGACGTGACGACCGCCGACGCGTATGGGCGGCTGTCAGAGATGGGCACCGGATTCGATGACTTCTCGCCGGCTGCAACGGCATTCGCCGACGGGATCAGCGCCCGTGCCGCGGCCGAGCGTGCCGCCCTGCGCGACGCGATGAGTGCCGGTGGGCTGGCCGTGTATTCGGGTGAATGGTGGCATTTCAACGGCCCCGGCGCCGATGTGGGCCGCCCGATCCTCGACGTGCCGGTCAACTAG
- the yaaA gene encoding peroxide stress protein YaaA: MIVLLPPSETKRAGGDGPPLSLEALASPQLTGLRAELVDELVGLAADREASRSALGLSASQDAEIERNAALRTAPTAPAIHRYTGVLYEALDIDSLRGAAAARAGARLAVGSALFGLLRATDPVPAYRLSASSKLPGQPGLAKRWRPVLEPVLAEIAAAELVVDLRSGSYAALAGVPGAVRVDVVAEHPDGRRVSVSHFNKAHKGQLARALATTRAEPDDAAAVAAIARRAGMRVERDDRRLTIVVAA, from the coding sequence GTGATCGTGCTGCTGCCCCCGTCGGAGACCAAACGTGCCGGCGGCGACGGACCACCGCTGAGCCTCGAAGCCCTGGCGTCCCCGCAACTCACCGGCCTGCGGGCCGAACTGGTCGACGAGCTGGTGGGTTTGGCCGCTGATCGGGAGGCCAGTCGCAGCGCGTTGGGGTTGTCGGCGTCGCAAGACGCTGAGATCGAGCGCAACGCCGCACTGCGTACCGCTCCTACCGCGCCGGCGATCCACCGCTACACCGGTGTGTTGTACGAGGCACTGGACATCGACTCGCTGCGCGGCGCCGCAGCCGCCCGGGCCGGCGCCCGCCTGGCCGTCGGCTCCGCCTTGTTCGGGCTGCTGCGGGCAACGGATCCGGTACCGGCATACCGACTCTCGGCGTCCTCGAAGCTGCCCGGACAGCCGGGGTTGGCCAAGCGCTGGCGGCCGGTGCTGGAACCGGTGCTGGCCGAGATCGCCGCAGCCGAGTTGGTCGTCGACCTGAGGTCCGGTTCCTATGCGGCACTGGCCGGCGTTCCCGGCGCAGTGCGCGTCGATGTGGTCGCCGAGCACCCCGATGGGCGACGAGTCTCGGTGAGTCACTTCAACAAAGCGCACAAGGGGCAACTGGCGCGGGCGCTGGCCACCACCAGGGCCGAACCTGACGATGCCGCCGCGGTGGCCGCCATAGCTCGGCGGGCCGGCATGCGGGTGGAACGCGACGACCGTCGGCTGACGATCGTGGTTGCCGCCTGA
- a CDS encoding phosphatase PAP2 family protein — translation MLATLALGWAVGRGSTPIDNWFSNATFTLIGEQPRWLLIFTSGWLVLAVTVACLVVALSRRQWVLAAAVLACPFAVTAITMGLKHLFDRRNGPYLEYPSGHTALLVAVLGMMVVVAAARLWALAAAALVSLLGMLGLVACGYHYVTDTVGAAMLATALVCGTARLTSAL, via the coding sequence GTGCTGGCGACATTGGCCCTCGGTTGGGCGGTGGGCCGCGGCTCGACACCGATCGACAACTGGTTCAGTAACGCCACCTTCACTCTGATCGGTGAGCAACCCCGGTGGCTGTTGATCTTCACCAGCGGCTGGCTGGTGCTGGCGGTGACGGTGGCGTGCCTGGTGGTGGCCTTATCCCGTAGGCAGTGGGTTTTGGCGGCCGCGGTGCTGGCCTGCCCGTTCGCCGTCACCGCCATCACCATGGGGCTCAAGCACCTCTTCGACCGGCGTAACGGGCCCTACCTCGAATACCCCAGCGGCCATACCGCGCTGTTGGTCGCGGTGCTGGGAATGATGGTCGTGGTGGCGGCTGCTCGGCTCTGGGCACTGGCCGCCGCGGCGCTGGTGAGCCTGCTGGGCATGCTCGGGTTGGTGGCCTGCGGCTACCACTACGTCACCGATACCGTCGGTGCGGCAATGCTCGCCACCGCGCTGGTGTGTGGAACGGCTCGGTTAACGTCTGCGCTGTGA
- a CDS encoding STAS domain-containing protein, with amino-acid sequence MAIDITTRGTARINPVVECGGAQIRAHYRHLATVIAIRGRIDATNVDQLSEHARRFVLAKEPLVLDLSGVTSFAAAGIWLLCVLDGDCRAAGVEWTLIESSAVHELLGDFDEDAMFPTSRSVDQALHALADGNDQRRQMLLPLFQKSA; translated from the coding sequence ATGGCAATCGACATCACCACACGAGGCACTGCTCGGATCAACCCGGTCGTCGAGTGCGGCGGGGCGCAGATTCGGGCGCACTACCGTCACCTCGCGACGGTGATCGCGATCCGGGGCCGGATCGATGCCACCAACGTGGACCAGCTCAGCGAACACGCCCGGCGCTTCGTCCTTGCCAAGGAGCCGCTGGTGCTCGACCTGAGCGGGGTCACCTCGTTCGCCGCCGCCGGCATCTGGCTGCTCTGCGTCCTGGACGGCGACTGCCGTGCCGCGGGCGTGGAGTGGACCCTCATCGAGAGCTCAGCCGTGCACGAACTGCTCGGCGACTTCGACGAGGACGCCATGTTCCCGACGTCGCGTTCGGTGGACCAGGCGCTGCACGCTCTTGCCGACGGCAACGACCAGCGCCGCCAGATGCTGCTGCCGCTGTTCCAGAAGTCGGCCTGA
- a CDS encoding neutral/alkaline non-lysosomal ceramidase N-terminal domain-containing protein, protein MPDDYQVGRGIADITGEPAECGMLGYGVASQQTDGLHNRLRARAFVIADAAAGTRLLLVVCEIPLLLESVHHEVLGRLAATYGELYTFHNVMLTATHTHCGPGGYSDHRLYNSNTNGFRHQTFNAIVDGICEAVDRAHADLAPASLSLAVGRLHDASSNRSPSSFARNPEAERAHFPDKIDPQTTLLRIERDGRLVGAVNWFATHGTSMTNRNTLISGDNKGYAAYQCERLDHGVDYLAATPPDFIAAFAQTNSGDMSPNLNHRPGSGPTEDEFENTRIIGSRQAAAATELTLGHGTEVTGGLDARTTYVDLTDFEVGPEFTGDGRTHRTGPALAGASCVAGTDEGAGPLYPLLKQGRNRIFDGLVANTVYRLSPRLREAHAPKGAVGPGIRLNKALSLMPEGGPVQLLRIGQLYLIGIPAEVTIVAGLRLRRTVAQIVGAELRDVLVAGYSNGYLHYVTTPEEYDEQRYEGGSTLFGRWELPALQQVVAELATAMRDQRPAPQGQRPAEPSRRRRSRRRAKPDALAGGQQFGDVLEAPQPAYQPGSTVSAVFAGAYPNNDLHRGGSYVRVEQQTGDGWNTVADDSDWSTTFRWRRAGRRGSTITVTWAIPDDTAAGRYRLRYDGDARDRDGRISAFTGATEPFEISPKR, encoded by the coding sequence ATGCCAGACGACTATCAGGTTGGGCGCGGAATCGCCGACATCACCGGCGAGCCGGCCGAGTGCGGAATGCTCGGCTACGGCGTGGCCTCACAGCAGACTGACGGACTGCACAATCGGCTGCGCGCGCGGGCATTCGTCATCGCCGACGCGGCCGCCGGAACCCGGCTGCTGCTGGTGGTCTGCGAGATACCGCTACTGCTGGAAAGCGTGCACCACGAGGTGCTCGGACGCCTGGCCGCGACTTATGGCGAGCTGTACACGTTCCACAACGTGATGTTGACGGCGACGCACACCCATTGCGGCCCTGGCGGTTACTCCGACCACCGGCTCTACAACTCGAACACCAACGGGTTCCGGCACCAGACGTTCAACGCGATCGTCGACGGAATCTGCGAGGCCGTCGACCGAGCGCATGCCGACCTGGCGCCGGCCAGCTTGAGCCTTGCCGTGGGCCGGCTGCACGACGCCAGCAGCAACCGTTCGCCGTCGTCGTTCGCCCGGAACCCCGAGGCCGAGCGTGCCCACTTCCCGGACAAGATCGACCCGCAGACCACCTTGCTGCGTATCGAACGCGACGGCCGGCTGGTCGGCGCGGTGAACTGGTTCGCCACCCACGGCACGTCCATGACCAACCGCAACACCTTGATCAGCGGGGACAACAAGGGCTACGCCGCCTACCAGTGCGAGCGCCTGGACCACGGCGTCGACTATCTGGCCGCCACGCCACCGGACTTCATCGCGGCGTTCGCCCAGACCAACTCCGGGGACATGTCGCCGAATCTGAACCATCGCCCCGGCAGCGGCCCGACCGAGGACGAGTTCGAGAACACCCGAATCATCGGGTCCCGCCAAGCCGCCGCGGCCACCGAGCTGACGTTGGGGCATGGCACCGAGGTCACCGGGGGCCTCGACGCCCGCACCACCTATGTCGATCTGACGGATTTTGAGGTCGGGCCCGAATTCACCGGCGACGGCCGGACCCATCGCACCGGTCCCGCCCTCGCAGGCGCGTCGTGTGTGGCCGGCACCGACGAGGGCGCCGGCCCCTTGTACCCGCTGTTGAAGCAGGGCCGCAACCGCATCTTCGACGGCCTGGTCGCCAACACGGTTTATCGCCTCTCCCCGCGGCTCCGTGAAGCGCACGCCCCGAAAGGGGCGGTAGGGCCGGGTATCCGGCTGAACAAGGCGCTGTCGCTGATGCCCGAAGGCGGGCCTGTCCAGCTGCTGCGTATCGGGCAGCTGTACCTGATCGGCATTCCGGCCGAAGTGACCATCGTGGCGGGTCTGCGGTTGCGCCGCACGGTAGCGCAGATCGTCGGCGCCGAACTGCGCGACGTGCTGGTGGCCGGCTACAGCAACGGCTATCTGCACTACGTGACGACGCCGGAAGAGTACGACGAGCAGCGCTACGAAGGTGGCAGCACTTTGTTCGGGCGCTGGGAGCTGCCGGCGCTGCAGCAGGTGGTGGCCGAGCTGGCCACCGCGATGCGCGACCAGCGGCCGGCCCCGCAGGGCCAACGACCGGCCGAGCCGTCCCGCCGGCGCCGGTCACGTCGCCGGGCGAAGCCGGATGCGCTGGCCGGCGGCCAGCAGTTCGGTGATGTCTTGGAAGCCCCGCAGCCTGCGTATCAGCCGGGCAGCACGGTGTCGGCGGTGTTCGCCGGGGCGTACCCGAACAATGACCTGCACCGCGGCGGCAGCTATGTGCGAGTGGAGCAGCAGACCGGCGACGGCTGGAACACCGTGGCCGACGACAGCGACTGGTCGACGACGTTCCGCTGGCGACGCGCCGGCCGGCGCGGGTCGACCATCACCGTGACCTGGGCGATTCCCGACGACACCGCGGCCGGGCGATACCGGCTTCGCTATGACGGCGACGCTCGGGACCGAGACGGCCGGATCAGCGCGTTCACCGGGGCGACCGAGCCGTTCGAGATCTCACCAAAGCGTTAA
- a CDS encoding acyltransferase family protein, protein MRSGEIKALTGLRIIAAVWVVLFHFRPLLRLASPELSDALAPVLDRGAQGVDLFFILSGFVLTWNYLERMGETFSVRATVHFLWLRLARVWPIYLVTMHLALLWVIFTLHVGHVPTEDLSRITAISYVRQVLLVQLWFEPFFDGSSWDGPAWSISAEWLAYLLFGVLVLAVYRVMRVTSARGLAALAIIASLPPLLLLLATGQFYSPWSWLPRIVMQFTAGALACAAVRKINPPDSARRAAGYCSALLIAAMVGVLYYFDGHPISGLYDSGGLVDVLFVPLVMALAIGIGSLPALLSTRVMVYGGQISFCLYMVHELVHTSWNWAAKQFEIVLDEGATAAKWMVCGLLVAATLLSMLLYHAVEEPGRHWMRKMIGARPESAQVAPTEDPLAVEPVELDHSDEVIDSIDSDDSDDQVLEEPSVAVPASLR, encoded by the coding sequence GTGCGCAGCGGAGAGATCAAGGCCCTGACCGGGCTTCGCATCATCGCCGCGGTATGGGTGGTGCTGTTTCACTTCCGGCCCTTGTTGCGACTGGCGTCGCCGGAGCTCAGCGATGCGCTCGCCCCGGTGCTCGACCGCGGCGCCCAGGGCGTCGATCTGTTCTTCATCCTCAGTGGTTTCGTGCTGACCTGGAACTACCTGGAGCGCATGGGGGAGACGTTCTCCGTGCGCGCCACGGTGCACTTCCTGTGGTTGCGTCTGGCCCGGGTGTGGCCGATCTACCTGGTCACGATGCACCTGGCGCTGTTGTGGGTGATCTTCACTCTGCACGTCGGGCACGTCCCGACCGAGGACCTCAGCCGGATTACCGCGATCAGCTACGTGCGGCAGGTCCTGCTGGTGCAGCTGTGGTTCGAGCCGTTCTTTGACGGGTCGAGCTGGGACGGCCCGGCCTGGTCGATCAGCGCCGAATGGCTGGCCTACCTGTTGTTCGGCGTGCTGGTGCTGGCGGTCTACCGGGTGATGCGGGTGACCTCGGCGCGCGGACTGGCGGCACTGGCGATCATCGCCTCGCTCCCACCGCTGCTGCTGTTGCTGGCGACCGGCCAGTTCTATAGCCCGTGGAGCTGGTTGCCGCGCATCGTCATGCAGTTCACCGCGGGCGCACTGGCCTGCGCCGCGGTGCGCAAGATCAATCCTCCCGATTCGGCCCGCCGTGCCGCGGGCTATTGCTCCGCCCTGCTCATCGCCGCCATGGTCGGTGTCCTCTACTACTTCGACGGCCATCCGATCTCGGGGCTCTACGACAGCGGCGGCCTGGTCGATGTGCTGTTCGTGCCGCTGGTGATGGCCCTGGCGATCGGTATCGGCAGCCTTCCCGCTCTGCTGTCCACCCGCGTGATGGTCTACGGCGGGCAGATCTCGTTCTGCCTGTATATGGTCCACGAGCTGGTGCACACGTCCTGGAATTGGGCGGCAAAGCAATTCGAGATTGTGCTCGACGAGGGCGCGACCGCGGCCAAGTGGATGGTGTGCGGCCTGCTGGTGGCGGCGACGTTGTTGTCGATGCTGCTGTACCACGCCGTTGAAGAGCCCGGGCGGCACTGGATGCGCAAGATGATCGGCGCCCGGCCCGAGTCTGCCCAGGTGGCGCCGACCGAAGATCCCCTGGCGGTCGAACCGGTGGAGCTGGACCACTCGGATGAGGTGATCGATTCGATTGACTCGGACGACTCGGATGACCAAGTCCTTGAGGAGCCCTCGGTCGCGGTTCCGGCTAGTCTTCGCTGA